TGGTTTCTGATCATAGTATCCTCTCGCTAACCCTTATAACTGTGTGCTTCTACTCCATTTTTTAACTGTTTTGTTCTCTTATTTAGTTGTCTCATGGCAGCTCCCATGGGCATTCGGGAGTCACAAGTAGAGGAGGTCTAAGTGTTGTTGGGAACCCTGGATTTAGTAGTAGCACAAATGCAGTTGGCGGTTCTATACCTGGGATTCTGTCTACTTCTGCTGCTATTGGTAATCGTAATGCTGTTCCAGGATTGGGTGTGTCCCCGATTTTGGGAAATGCAGGTCCTCGAATCACAAGTTCAATGGGCAATATGGTCAGTGGAGGCAACATAGGAAGGAGTGTAACAGCAGGTGGAGGATTGTCACTACCTGGTCTTGCTTCTCGTCTAAATCTGAATGCAAATAGTGGATCAGGAAGCTTAACTGTCCAAGGACAAAACCGTCTAATGAGTGGTGTGCTACCACAAGGTATGATCCCTTGAATTTGTGGACAAATTTTTGCATTTATGTTAATTGGCCAGCTTCTGATAGTAAGATTTATATTCTGTACTTGGTTCTCTAACCACTGCATGGGTATCTAGATATGTCAATAATGGTGGTATTCTttgcaaatttattttgtgattttgttgCTACTGAGTCGCTATCTTGTAATTTGACTATtgctttattaataatttaattaaactacaTATTAGCTAGTGGGAGAATGCCATATCCTCTCTTTTATACTCCTTTTGCTCAAATGTGAAAACTTTGTATTAGATGCTAGCATAATTAGCGTAATTGAGATGAATCATTTTGTTCTGTTTGAGATGAATCATTCTGTTTGTATCAACTCATTTTCCGTAATCATGCAGTACTATTTTATTCCATACTGTTATTTTTGTGTTATGTATTTGCTATTTATGATTTAATCCGTTATATTGTGAATTTAATCCGTTATGTTGTGAAGTGTGCACATTATGTTTTCATGAATGAgctattttacatttttcctACAAATATCGTATTTCTGAGGCTACATTGACCAGAAAATGGAAATGCTTTCATTACTATGTTATGTTTATGCTCACATCCGTATTCATGCtatattttagttgaaaatgTTATGGGCTATTTTGTTGTTAGTGACATGTTCTTGCCTCAGGATCTCAACAGGTCCTTTCTATGTTGGGTAATTCTTATCCCACTGCTGGAGGTCCCCTTTCCCAAAACCACATGCAGAGTGTGAATAGTTTGAATTCTTTGGGGATGTTGAATGATGTGAACGCCAACGACAACTCTCCTTTTGACATTAATGATTTTCCACAGTTAACAAGTCGTCCAAGTTCTGCAGGAGGGCCTCAGGGGCAATTAAGTTAGTTACTAGATATTGTTGGGTTTTTTCCACTCTCTGCCAGTTTTGTCTTATAGGGAGTGTCATGCAATTGTTTCAGGTTCACTGAGGAAGCAGGGCCTTAGTCCTATTGTTCAACAAAACCAAGAGTTCAGTATTCAGAATGAGGACTTTCCAGCATTACCGAGATTTAAAGGTGCAAATCCCTTTTTTTGCATTACCTAGTAGGCTTCATTCATGTAAATCATAAGccaaaactttgttttctGTACTCTaccctatttttcaaaaaagaaatatgataaTGTTGAAGAACTATTATTTGGAAATATCCTAGTTGACCTTGGATAATTGCTGAATAGATGGAGTAGAATTTCAGATTTCGTTTTTTGAGTAGGTTGCAACTTGCAATTATTAAGCTCAGGTGCTTCTTTGTAGAGAGTTAGGATTATTGTTTCTGTTGTCTCTTTGGATTGCAAATTTATAGCATGACAGATGTCTCTTGCTTTCTTTGGATATacttgtaaaaaaaatgttaaccTGTTGCTTACTTTGGATATAAAACAGGACACTTTCTATCATTGATTATAATTCTAGATCTTATGCAGGTGGCAATGCTGATTATGGTATGGACATTCATCAGAAAGATCAACATGAAAATTCTGTGCCTATGATGCAGTCTCAGCAATTCTCTGTGGGAACTCATTTTACTCAATCTTTTGCTAACTTTCATCATTTGGCGATGGGGTGTTTATCAACTTTTCCATTGTTTTGATCTTCAGATTGGAAGGTCTGCTGGATTTAACCTTGGGGGCACCTATTCGCATCGACCccagcagcagcaacagcaTTCTTCAGCCGTCAGTAACAGCACGGTCTCCTTTCCACCTGCAAATAATCAAGATCTCCTCCATTTACACGGATCAGATATATTTCCATCTTCACATGCTGCATCTTATCACCAGCAGGTGTGCTATTCTATTGCTCTAGTCCCTTATATTTGCACTTTTACTTTGCAGACATAAGGAATGAAACTGTCGCTTTTTAGAATATTtcaactctttctttttcttaaatgccATGCAATTTCAAGTTTCAACCTTTTGACGTCAATCATTCTCATGTATTAAAAAGATTCAACGGGATTAAATGCTTATAGCCTACAtatattaaatgttttctCCATTGATAGTTTTCATTATTGATGCAGTCTAGTGGGCCTCCTGGTATTGGTCTAAGACCTCTGAGTTCTCCTAATTCAGCTTCTGGAATGGGTTACGACCAACTTCAGCAGCATCAGCAGCATCATGGTCAATCTCAATTTCGTTTGCAACACATGTCAGGTGTTAGCCAGTCGTTTAGAGATCAGGGCATGAAATCTTTGCAGGCAGCTCAATCTTCTCCGGATCCGTTTGGTTTACTTGGTTTGTTAAGTGTGATAAGACTGAGTGATCCTGATCTTGCATCCCTTGCACTCGGAATTGATTTGACCACGTTaggattaaatttgaattcagCAGATAACCTTCACAAGACTTTTGGCTCCCCATGGTCTGATGAGCCTGCCAAGGGTGATCCAGATTTCAATGTACCTCAATGCTATGTTATTAAACCCCCAGCTTCACTACACGTGAGCCTTTTTCACCTTTCATATCCGTCTCTTAGTTCGCATGTGAAACTTGCtaacttattaatttttttggcaACTGCAGCAAGGgtatttctcaaaatttactCTGGAGACgctgttttatatatttttcaggtatggtaaatttaaataactttaCACACTTCTTTTTCCTCCACTTTCGTTTTGCTGTACATAATAAGTCTGCTTTCTCTTTGTGTCTCCACAGCATGCCAAAAGATGAAGCTCAGTTGTATGCTGCGAATGAACTGTAAGCTCTAACCCCTCGTATTATTTGACTTACTCTCACCAAAGTCTTAAAATTGGGTAGAATTTTCCCTAATGGTTGCAGcctacattttattttattttattttactttttggtaGTTATAATAGAGGCTGGTTTTATCACAAAGAACATCGATTTTGGTTCATTAGAGTCTCAAACATGGAACCACTTGTGAAGACTAGCACATACGAAAGGGGATCGTATCTCTGTTTCGACCCTCACACATTTGAAACTGTCCGCAAGGTTTGTGGATTTGCCAATAATTATCTTTGAAGTTTCTTTCATACCTTTGGCCCCCATTCTTATTGATCATCTTATGTCCATTGCCTTCAGGATAATTTCGTTCTCCACTACGAGATGGTAGAAAAGAGACCAGTTCTATCGCAACattagtttcaaaatatttttttcttgaatgtaTAAAGTTTGTGGAATTTCCCCCCCTCTTGTTAGCTCTAGTTCTGTTTGTAGAATTGATGCTTTCTTCTTAATCTGGTATTTGCAATCAATCATATAGGCCCTTGTTATTGTGATAAGCCGTTTTTTCTCCTTTACAAAAAACAGAAACTGTATCATGCAATGGTTAGTGCTCTCTTTGTTCCTCGTGATATATTTGATCATTAGGCCTGCTTTATTTTTCGGCCTTCATGGTTTTTTCTCTTGATTTTGTGttactatatatttgtaaatatgttcTCAAAACATTTCATATATGCATTCAAAAATATCGTAGCAAGTTATATAACTGtggtttgaaaattattcCAAGCTTTcctttttaggttttttaaaatttttttatttttaacaaatggaaattcaaatttatttcgTTGTAATGATAAGAGCAGAGTAGTGCACATTTCTAACCCTGCCTTGTGCTGTCAGATTTACATACTTATTTGACTCATCCAACGTTTTAACAGTAATTGTTATGGGTCGTCTTCCTAACAAAGAATCATGAGCTCAAGAAGATAAAGAATGGGAGAGAGAAAACAAGTGGCATTGGGCCTCCTTGTGGCTGAGTTCTCccccattttccattttccattttccattttcttctctaaaattataaatttactaTTGGAAAGCACATGAAGGTCATGTGGGTTTCCTTGTCTAGATTTTCTATCAACGAGATTTGGCTTATACTTATTTgtccttctcttttcttccacaTCCAATATTCATATGTTCCTAccacattttcataaaaaggtttatgttttaagttttagcCTAAAATgcctttttggtttttaactTTCCGCTTTATTTTGCATGTCATATATAGATTCcacatttcaaaatgttacacttttagttcttaaattgagtttgattttaattttgatctcaaacttcaaaatgatacacttttattattgatgtttgaattttattataatttgatttctagATTTCAAGATATGTACTtctcatcaattttttatcaagtgcttttactttttagtGCTAATGTCTATGCATCAATTTAAAACAAGTAACATGATGGAAGTTATTTaagttttacaattttctcATTAccacttaaaataatttcaaaatttttcaaaacgaGTTTAGTTCAACTATAATTGACATGATCTTTgagattgaaatatttaaatttttcagtattaaattattgtactaaaaaattgattttaaatttttacttcattattattttaaattaattaataaatattaatatcatttGAAAGTAAGTATCTAATAGAAAGTCTAAgttcaaatataaatcttaaaatttatgattcaAATCGAGGTGTAATGAAGAACTCAAGTTAAGACTATAAGCGAGAAACCAACTAGAAATCAAATCCAAATCCCAAGAGACGGACACTTTGTCCCCTAAGTTTTTTCATTGATGTTAACACTTCTCCTTAAGGTTCTAATAAGGTAATTCATCACTTTATGATCAAGATCAACAAAATAGAGAATCATGATTTTTTGAAGgcattcatcaataatatatgtacaaatcaagttttttttcttatatataggTGAGAAATTTCAGTGAGCAGTTTgtagaagatgaagatggtACAATCATCATCATCTCCATAAAAAGgtgtaagaaaattttgtctgccaaaacccaaaaactcTCTTGAGGGTCATTAAAAAGgggggaaaaaaaggaaaaagaaattagtttcaaattgCGTACATTTTCTTGAACTCATTGTTAAGTATCTCAGAATCAGACATGACTGAAAGGGAACAAGATTTTGATCTGCTTCCTCCCATTGAAGACTTCCTTATGCTCCTTAGATTTGATGCTTCAATTCTATGTTTGATTACCCAATAGCACATTGTCCCCAATGTCGTAGCCATTATGGTTGTTCCAATGAGCGTTACACCGATGGCGAGCCATTTCTCGCGCTCTCCGACAACGACAAACGAAAGTGCCAAGAACGCGACGGAGATGAGCACGCAAGCGAGCCACATTAGCTTGTTTATAATGGCCATCATTTGCTTCTTGGCTTGGCTTTCTATAACCACAACTGAAGTTTGAACTACCACAACAGCTAGTGATATGAAAAGGGCTATTGaatcaaagatgaaaaagattataaatgGAGCTTTCGGGGCGATATTCGCTTCGCCCAGGGAAAAACCTTCTGGCACGTCTTCTGGATCATCCACATATTGACCAGGGACTGTGAAAATGGCTGCAAATGCTACTGTGGCTATAAGAACAGCAACCACAGTTGTTGAATTGATGGCATTGTTTAGGCCCTCGGAGTGCATTTTGTTTAGGCGTTTCGCTATTCCTTGGACTCGTCTTCGGGTTTGTCGAGTGTGTTCTAATTGGTAATGAACTTCGTGTTTTATGTCGCTTACTGTTTGCTTTAATTCTCTTGCTGGATTTTTCACTTCTGGTTTGATTGCTTTTGCACTTTGTACACCATGCTCTTTTAGAGTCAAAGCTATGTCCGGGTTCCCTGTTTTCTCTGCCGTGTCTAGAGCTGTCTCCCCCGACCTATTCACCGCCTTCGTATTCGTTTCACTGTGCCTGAGAAGCATTCTAACAATCTGCACAAAGAATAGCCAAAATTATCTTATACATATCTTTATACAAAGGCAAGAACAAGATCATATATTAATGTTTCTATGGGAAACAGAGCAATGACAATGAATTATTGCAACTAAAAGTTTTGTTAGGTGCTTCTTATCTTAgcattttgatattattcatGATTTTAGACCTAAGACTGAGTTGGATATATAAATGATCTTTGAATCTGTATTATATGTTTCTTTCTCCCTTTAACAAAGGAACATCATTGGCAAACTACGTAAATTCATGATTTCTCTActgtttatgtattttatgtttctttgatTGCTGATTTGTTAACATTTCTATTGTGGATCAAGCTACAAATCTCAATTATCACTTTACAATGTTTGTAAACATGAAATTTCAATCTGAATTCGTCCCGAAACACCTTggaaataatagaaaaaaggaTTGGAAATTCATTGAAATACCTCAGCTCTGCCCTTTCTTGCAGCTATATGCAGGACAGTGTTGCCTTTATTGTCAACCATATTTATAGAGGATGGATCCGCCTTGATCAGCTCTTCCACCACCTCAAGGTTCTGCCCTTTCGACGCCATTTGCAGTGCGGTCTGTCCTTTCTTGTCGGTTCGTGTTGCCACGATCGGCTCCTTCGCAAGAAGCGCTCTGATCACATGCAAATGTCCATTTCTAGCAGCAGAATGCAGAGCAGTTTTACCATTGCTTCTAGCAATGGTAGCCAAACCGCTACCGGCTTCCAATAGAAAGTCCACAATCTCGATATGGCCTTGCGTCGCTGCGGTATGCAATGCGGTCGTGTTCGATATGTCGACAGTCATGGATAATTCCGGATGGGCCTCCATTAAAACTCTCAATATCTCTGCAATAAGGAACTGCTTTGATTAAGTCCGATTTCAATGGTAAGAAGACAGaaatttgagatgaaattaaattaaacataccCA
This DNA window, taken from Cucumis sativus cultivar 9930 chromosome 6, Cucumber_9930_V3, whole genome shotgun sequence, encodes the following:
- the LOC101213694 gene encoding probable NOT transcription complex subunit VIP2 isoform X2 — its product is MSGALNSRNSTINSVPSGGVQQPTGTLSSGRFASNNLPVALSQLSHGSSHGHSGVTSRGGLSVVGNPGFSSSTNAVGGSIPGILSTSAAIGNRNAVPGLGVSPILGNAGPRITSSMGNMVSGGNIGRSVTAGGGLSLPGLASRLNLNANSGSGSLTVQGQNRLMSGVLPQGSQQVLSMLGNSYPTAGGPLSQNHMQSVNSLNSLGMLNDVNANDNSPFDINDFPQLTSRPSSAGGPQGQLSSLRKQGLSPIVQQNQEFSIQNEDFPALPRFKGGNADYGMDIHQKDQHENSVPMMQSQQFSIGRSAGFNLGGTYSHRPQQQQQHSSAVSNSTVSFPPANNQDLLHLHGSDIFPSSHAASYHQQSSGPPGIGLRPLSSPNSASGMGYDQLQQHQQHHGQSQFRLQHMSGVSQSFRDQGMKSLQAAQSSPDPFGLLGLLSVIRLSDPDLASLALGIDLTTLGLNLNSADNLHKTFGSPWSDEPAKGDPDFNVPQCYVIKPPASLHQGYFSKFTLETLFYIFFSMPKDEAQLYAANELYNRGWFYHKEHRFWFIRVSNMEPLVKTSTYERGSYLCFDPHTFETVRKDNFVLHYEMVEKRPVLSQH
- the LOC101213694 gene encoding probable NOT transcription complex subunit VIP2 isoform X1, with the translated sequence MSGLLNSSLNGSTSNLPDGTGRSFATSFSGQSGAASPVFHHSGGGLHNIHGSFNIQNMSGALNSRNSTINSVPSGGVQQPTGTLSSGRFASNNLPVALSQLSHGSSHGHSGVTSRGGLSVVGNPGFSSSTNAVGGSIPGILSTSAAIGNRNAVPGLGVSPILGNAGPRITSSMGNMVSGGNIGRSVTAGGGLSLPGLASRLNLNANSGSGSLTVQGQNRLMSGVLPQGSQQVLSMLGNSYPTAGGPLSQNHMQSVNSLNSLGMLNDVNANDNSPFDINDFPQLTSRPSSAGGPQGQLSSLRKQGLSPIVQQNQEFSIQNEDFPALPRFKGGNADYGMDIHQKDQHENSVPMMQSQQFSIGRSAGFNLGGTYSHRPQQQQQHSSAVSNSTVSFPPANNQDLLHLHGSDIFPSSHAASYHQQSSGPPGIGLRPLSSPNSASGMGYDQLQQHQQHHGQSQFRLQHMSGVSQSFRDQGMKSLQAAQSSPDPFGLLGLLSVIRLSDPDLASLALGIDLTTLGLNLNSADNLHKTFGSPWSDEPAKGDPDFNVPQCYVIKPPASLHQGYFSKFTLETLFYIFFSMPKDEAQLYAANELYNRGWFYHKEHRFWFIRVSNMEPLVKTSTYERGSYLCFDPHTFETVRKDNFVLHYEMVEKRPVLSQH
- the LOC101213459 gene encoding ankyrin repeat-containing protein At5g02620 isoform X1, whose amino-acid sequence is MSESNRVPPAAAETSLPRKKMTKQLTGKRDDTPLHSAARAGNLTAAMEILTDTDEMDLRELLAKQNHSGETALYVAAEYGYVDLVRELLKYYDLADAEIKARNGFDAFHIATKQGDLEILRVLMEAHPELSMTVDISNTTALHTAATQGHIEIVDFLLEAGSGLATIARSNGKTALHSAARNGHLHVIRALLAKEPIVATRTDKKGQTALQMASKGQNLEVVEELIKADPSSINMVDNKGNTVLHIAARKGRAEIVRMLLRHSETNTKAVNRSGETALDTAEKTGNPDIALTLKEHGVQSAKAIKPEVKNPARELKQTVSDIKHEVHYQLEHTRQTRRRVQGIAKRLNKMHSEGLNNAINSTTVVAVLIATVAFAAIFTVPGQYVDDPEDVPEGFSLGEANIAPKAPFIIFFIFDSIALFISLAVVVVQTSVVVIESQAKKQMMAIINKLMWLACVLISVAFLALSFVVVGEREKWLAIGVTLIGTTIMATTLGTMCYWVIKHRIEASNLRSIRKSSMGGSRSKSCSLSVMSDSEILNNEFKKMYAI
- the LOC101213459 gene encoding ankyrin repeat-containing protein At5g02620 isoform X2 produces the protein MLRSKQEMDLMLFTLQQNRAIWFLIAEILRVLMEAHPELSMTVDISNTTALHTAATQGHIEIVDFLLEAGSGLATIARSNGKTALHSAARNGHLHVIRALLAKEPIVATRTDKKGQTALQMASKGQNLEVVEELIKADPSSINMVDNKGNTVLHIAARKGRAEIVRMLLRHSETNTKAVNRSGETALDTAEKTGNPDIALTLKEHGVQSAKAIKPEVKNPARELKQTVSDIKHEVHYQLEHTRQTRRRVQGIAKRLNKMHSEGLNNAINSTTVVAVLIATVAFAAIFTVPGQYVDDPEDVPEGFSLGEANIAPKAPFIIFFIFDSIALFISLAVVVVQTSVVVIESQAKKQMMAIINKLMWLACVLISVAFLALSFVVVGEREKWLAIGVTLIGTTIMATTLGTMCYWVIKHRIEASNLRSIRKSSMGGSRSKSCSLSVMSDSEILNNEFKKMYAI